One genomic segment of bacterium includes these proteins:
- a CDS encoding FAD/NAD(P)-binding protein: MSNPYLPYIARIEHIRQETPDTKTFRAVILDEDAHRNFVYKPGQFQMVSVFGVGEAPFCLTCSPTRREYIEFSVKKMGVVTTALHNMKEGDIVGIRGPFGNHFPYEEMQGKNIIFIGGGIGLAPLRSLIQFCIDNRDKYGDLTIIYGARTSSDLCFRDELKEWERAERTKVYLTIDRQDGKWDGHIGFVPPYVMEISPSPDNAYAVTCGPPIMIKFTIENLLKLGFPPERIITTLEMRMKCGIGKCGRCNVGSKYVCLDGPVFSYAELKELPNEY, encoded by the coding sequence ATGAGCAATCCGTATCTTCCTTACATTGCGCGAATTGAGCATATCAGACAGGAAACGCCTGATACGAAAACATTTCGGGCAGTTATCTTAGATGAGGACGCCCATCGCAACTTCGTATACAAGCCCGGACAGTTCCAGATGGTTTCCGTCTTCGGCGTAGGCGAGGCTCCCTTTTGCCTCACCTGTTCCCCCACCCGCCGGGAATATATAGAGTTCAGCGTTAAGAAGATGGGTGTGGTAACTACCGCCCTCCATAATATGAAGGAGGGAGACATAGTGGGAATAAGGGGTCCCTTCGGCAATCATTTCCCATATGAGGAAATGCAAGGGAAAAACATAATATTTATCGGCGGTGGAATAGGTCTCGCCCCTCTACGCTCCCTCATTCAGTTCTGCATTGACAATAGGGATAAATACGGCGATTTAACGATTATCTATGGGGCAAGAACGAGCAGTGATTTGTGCTTTAGGGACGAATTGAAAGAATGGGAGAGAGCCGAGAGGACAAAAGTTTATCTAACGATAGATAGACAAGATGGGAAATGGGACGGTCATATAGGATTCGTTCCTCCCTATGTGATGGAGATATCACCAAGTCCCGATAACGCTTATGCGGTTACCTGTGGGCCACCCATAATGATAAAGTTCACAATTGAGAATCTTCTCAAGCTCGGCTTTCCACCCGAACGAATAATCACTACTTTGGAGATGAGAATGAAGTGTGGGATAGGGAAATGCGGACGCTGTAATGTAGGCTCTAAATATGTCTGCCTGGATGGTCCCGTCTTCTCCTACGCGGAACTTAAGGAGCTTCCAAATGAATATTAA
- a CDS encoding glutamate mutase L: MAKAILAVDCGSTTTKAILFSDEGGWHLVSRGEAPTTVEAPFDNVMLGLYNAVRELEELTGREMLKGDSFLIPSMNGKGVDLFLATSSAGGGLQMLVMGVVKTMTAESAHRAALGAGAIVVDCIALDDGREDFQRIQRIREIRPDIILLAGGTDGGTITHVVSLAEMLSAAEPRARLGNLPIPVIYAGNRDAREEVKRILGDKFSVIITENIRPRLEVENLAPAREAIHELFLQHVMRQAPGYNFLMEATTHPIMSTPNAVGLMVQLLAKELGGNVLAVDIGGATTDVFSVFSQTYNRTVSANLGMSYSICNVMVEATIPLIQRWLPFDVDPKEIKNALRNKMIRPTTIPQTLKDLYIEQAVAREALRLALEHHKSLARSLVGVQRERTVGDLFVQTTGGETLIDMSKVDMIIGSGGVLSHAPNRAQAALMMIDAFQPAGTTYLAVDSIFMMPHLGVLSSVLPDVAEEIFWRDCVVPLGSLIAPIGSIKEGEVAVSIEGKENLGEVRFGEVRVFPLKEEGEFIIKPHRALDLGEGKGKEVVRKLRGGLVGLIVDCRGRPLQIPSQEEKRKEWLRRTYQAFSLPLPGDTR, encoded by the coding sequence ATGGCTAAAGCTATCCTGGCTGTTGACTGCGGTTCAACCACCACAAAAGCTATCCTCTTCTCAGATGAAGGTGGATGGCATCTTGTTTCAAGAGGTGAGGCTCCCACAACAGTGGAAGCCCCCTTTGATAATGTCATGCTGGGACTTTACAATGCTGTGAGAGAGCTGGAAGAGCTAACGGGCAGGGAAATGCTAAAGGGGGATTCCTTCCTCATTCCCTCAATGAACGGCAAGGGGGTTGACCTTTTCCTTGCGACCTCGTCAGCTGGTGGTGGATTGCAAATGCTTGTTATGGGAGTGGTTAAAACTATGACCGCTGAAAGCGCTCACAGGGCGGCGCTCGGGGCTGGAGCTATAGTCGTTGACTGCATAGCGCTTGATGATGGAAGGGAGGATTTTCAGAGAATTCAAAGGATAAGGGAGATACGACCCGATATAATACTTCTTGCAGGTGGAACGGATGGCGGGACGATAACTCATGTAGTCTCCTTAGCGGAGATGCTTTCCGCGGCTGAGCCTCGTGCTCGCCTTGGCAATCTACCGATACCTGTCATTTACGCAGGAAATAGGGACGCGAGGGAGGAAGTTAAAAGAATATTGGGGGATAAATTCTCGGTTATAATCACCGAAAACATTCGCCCAAGGCTGGAGGTTGAAAATCTCGCCCCTGCTAGGGAGGCGATACACGAGCTCTTCCTTCAGCATGTTATGAGGCAGGCGCCCGGCTATAACTTCCTTATGGAAGCAACAACCCATCCGATTATGTCAACCCCAAACGCAGTGGGGCTCATGGTTCAGCTTTTAGCTAAAGAGCTCGGGGGCAATGTGCTGGCTGTAGATATCGGAGGGGCAACGACGGATGTCTTCTCCGTCTTCTCCCAAACTTACAATAGAACAGTCTCCGCCAATTTGGGAATGTCTTACTCCATCTGCAATGTTATGGTGGAGGCGACAATCCCCTTAATCCAACGCTGGCTTCCATTTGATGTTGACCCTAAGGAAATAAAGAATGCACTCAGAAATAAGATGATACGCCCCACCACGATTCCCCAAACTCTTAAAGACCTTTACATAGAACAGGCTGTTGCGAGGGAGGCACTCAGGTTGGCGCTTGAGCATCATAAATCTTTGGCAAGAAGCCTCGTCGGAGTGCAGAGGGAGAGAACGGTTGGCGATTTGTTCGTTCAAACTACAGGTGGAGAAACCCTTATAGATATGAGCAAGGTTGACATGATTATTGGCTCGGGAGGCGTGCTATCTCATGCCCCAAATAGAGCTCAAGCAGCGTTGATGATGATAGACGCTTTTCAACCAGCGGGGACAACCTATCTCGCAGTTGACAGTATATTTATGATGCCCCATCTTGGTGTTCTATCTTCTGTTTTGCCTGATGTAGCAGAGGAAATCTTCTGGAGGGATTGTGTTGTTCCACTCGGCTCCCTCATCGCCCCAATTGGAAGTATCAAGGAAGGAGAAGTTGCTGTTTCCATTGAGGGTAAGGAAAACCTTGGGGAAGTGAGGTTCGGGGAAGTGAGGGTCTTCCCCTTGAAGGAGGAAGGAGAATTCATAATCAAACCACATAGAGCTTTGGACTTGGGAGAGGGGAAAGGGAAGGAAGTGGTGAGGAAATTGAGAGGAGGGTTGGTTGGTTTAATAGTTGATTGTAGGGGAAGACCCCTACAGATTCCCTCTCAGGAGGAGAAGAGAAAGGAATGGTTGAGGAGAACATATCAAGCTTTCTCCCTGCCTTTGCCAGGTGATACGAGATGA
- a CDS encoding ATP-dependent metallopeptidase FtsH/Yme1/Tma family protein, translated as MERKNSALIFWILAIFFLLLVLREPLSRNFGGVEKYDYSQFIEKVKNKEVLKCVIGRGEIIGELKNGTRFTTNFIPEIAGAEMEKILRENEVHFSYKTPMLSEGWQNFIFFILFPLLFLIFFWSFFWRGLQAGNKEAFTFAKSRARRYTPANIPRVTFNDVAGAEEAKQELQEVVEFLKNPRKFQALGAKIPKGVLLYGPPGCGKTLLARAVAGEANVPFFHISGSEFVEMFVGVGAARVRDLFDQAKANAPCLIFIDEIDAVGRQRGTGLGGGHDEREQTLNQILAEMDGFDPNIGVIVIAATNRPDVLDPALLRPGRFDRHIVIDHPDIKGRLEILKVHARNKPLAEDVDLELIARRTPGFTGADLANLLNEAALLAARQGKNKITMAELEEAIERVVAGPQRKSRVISDKEKKLVAYHEVGHALVAKMLPNANPVHKISILPRGLALGYTLQFPEQDKYIITKSELMDELAALLAGRAAEEVVFGETTTGAQNDLQRATEIARKMVCELGMSERIGPITLGRRHGNPFLGRDIFEDRNYSDEVARLIDEEVKNFIETNYKRAKEILQQNREKMEKLVEILLQRETLEKEEIDEILSDGENPQQSELQ; from the coding sequence GTGGAAAGGAAAAATTCAGCCCTTATATTTTGGATATTAGCTATCTTCTTTCTCCTCCTGGTATTGAGGGAGCCGCTCTCCCGTAACTTTGGAGGGGTAGAGAAATACGATTACAGCCAGTTCATTGAGAAGGTGAAGAACAAGGAGGTCCTTAAATGCGTGATAGGGCGAGGGGAAATAATTGGGGAGCTTAAGAACGGCACTCGCTTCACGACTAATTTCATTCCCGAGATAGCGGGGGCGGAGATGGAGAAGATTTTGCGAGAAAACGAGGTCCATTTCTCCTATAAAACCCCTATGCTCTCCGAAGGATGGCAAAATTTCATCTTTTTCATCCTTTTCCCTCTCTTATTTCTGATTTTCTTCTGGTCCTTCTTTTGGAGGGGTTTACAGGCGGGGAATAAGGAGGCTTTCACTTTCGCAAAAAGCAGAGCGAGAAGATACACCCCAGCAAATATTCCAAGAGTAACATTCAACGATGTGGCTGGCGCCGAAGAAGCAAAGCAAGAGCTACAGGAGGTCGTTGAATTCCTCAAAAATCCTCGCAAGTTCCAGGCTTTGGGGGCGAAGATACCTAAGGGGGTCCTTCTCTATGGACCGCCGGGGTGTGGGAAAACTCTTCTTGCGAGAGCTGTGGCGGGAGAGGCGAATGTGCCATTCTTCCATATATCAGGCTCTGAATTTGTGGAGATGTTCGTGGGAGTAGGTGCAGCAAGGGTAAGGGACCTCTTTGACCAAGCAAAAGCTAATGCCCCCTGCCTTATTTTCATAGACGAAATAGACGCAGTTGGAAGGCAAAGAGGAACTGGTCTCGGAGGCGGACACGACGAAAGAGAGCAGACCCTCAATCAGATACTAGCGGAGATGGATGGCTTTGATCCAAATATAGGTGTGATAGTTATAGCTGCGACTAATAGACCTGATGTTCTGGACCCTGCCCTCCTTAGACCGGGTAGGTTTGACCGCCACATTGTGATAGACCATCCCGATATCAAAGGGCGATTGGAGATTCTGAAAGTCCACGCAAGGAATAAACCCTTAGCGGAGGATGTTGACCTTGAACTCATCGCAAGGAGAACCCCTGGCTTTACCGGAGCGGATTTGGCGAACTTGCTCAACGAAGCAGCTCTTTTAGCTGCGAGGCAGGGGAAAAATAAGATAACAATGGCTGAATTAGAAGAGGCAATAGAGAGAGTTGTTGCTGGTCCGCAAAGGAAGAGCAGGGTGATAAGCGATAAGGAGAAAAAGCTTGTTGCCTACCATGAAGTTGGGCATGCCTTGGTCGCTAAAATGCTTCCCAATGCCAATCCCGTTCATAAAATATCAATTCTTCCCCGTGGCTTAGCACTTGGCTATACGCTTCAATTTCCCGAACAGGATAAATACATAATAACTAAATCTGAGCTTATGGATGAGCTTGCTGCTTTATTAGCTGGTAGGGCGGCGGAGGAGGTTGTTTTCGGTGAGACTACCACGGGTGCCCAGAACGATTTACAAAGGGCGACAGAGATCGCGAGAAAAATGGTCTGCGAGTTGGGCATGTCCGAGCGAATCGGTCCAATAACTTTGGGGAGAAGGCACGGAAACCCCTTCCTCGGAAGAGATATATTTGAGGATAGAAATTATTCCGATGAGGTTGCAAGGCTAATTGATGAGGAAGTGAAGAACTTTATAGAGACAAATTATAAGAGGGCGAAGGAAATCCTCCAACAGAACAGAGAAAAAATGGAGAAGCTCGTTGAAATCCTGCTTCAAAGAGAGACGCTGGAAAAAGAGGAGATAGACGAGATTCTTTCCGATGGCGAAAATCCTCAGCAGTCCGAACTTCAGTGA
- the ftcD gene encoding glutamate formimidoyltransferase — MAKILSSPNFSEGNSKEIIEQILAPIREIEGVKIIDYSSDPDHNRSVVSLIGEPQPLLKALLEASRRAVALINLNNHEGEHPRCGAVDVIPLIPLKDISLEECVRYAHDLGELLAKELHLPVYFYGEAALKEERRDLSDVRKGGIEAIKEDMRNGRRLPDLGPPQPHPTAGCVIVGVRDFLIAFNVNLASTNLEIAKKIASSVREKGGGLLGVKALGINLASRGMVQVSMNITMPFKTPLYRVYELVKIEARKYGVEIDSAEIIGPVPLQVLIDTLSYYLPLKDFKLQQVIDIHI, encoded by the coding sequence ATGGCGAAAATCCTCAGCAGTCCGAACTTCAGTGAGGGAAACTCCAAAGAAATAATAGAGCAAATTCTTGCTCCGATAAGGGAAATAGAAGGAGTCAAGATAATTGATTATTCATCCGACCCCGACCACAATCGTTCAGTTGTCAGCCTCATCGGCGAGCCCCAACCGCTGCTCAAAGCCCTTCTTGAAGCCTCGCGCAGGGCTGTTGCCTTGATCAATTTAAACAATCATGAGGGAGAGCATCCACGCTGTGGGGCAGTGGATGTAATCCCTCTTATCCCACTAAAAGATATAAGCTTAGAGGAATGTGTTAGATATGCACATGATTTGGGCGAGCTGTTGGCAAAAGAGCTCCATTTGCCGGTTTATTTTTACGGTGAGGCGGCTCTCAAGGAGGAAAGAAGGGACCTATCGGATGTGAGGAAGGGAGGGATAGAGGCGATAAAGGAGGATATGAGAAATGGTAGGAGGTTGCCGGATTTAGGTCCTCCCCAGCCCCATCCTACCGCTGGTTGTGTGATAGTTGGAGTGAGAGATTTCTTAATTGCCTTCAATGTCAATCTTGCCTCTACAAATCTTGAAATCGCAAAGAAGATAGCCTCCTCGGTAAGGGAAAAGGGAGGGGGACTCTTAGGGGTTAAGGCTTTGGGAATAAACCTTGCCTCAAGGGGAATGGTTCAGGTTTCCATGAACATCACGATGCCCTTCAAAACCCCACTATACAGAGTTTATGAGCTGGTGAAAATTGAGGCAAGAAAATACGGTGTTGAAATAGATTCAGCGGAAATAATCGGTCCCGTTCCTTTGCAAGTCCTTATTGATACCCTCTCTTACTATCTTCCTCTTAAGGATTTCAAGCTTCAGCAAGTAATAGATATCCATATATAA
- the folE gene encoding GTP cyclohydrolase I FolE, whose translation MDKEKIEKAVKEILIAIGEDPEREGLRETPRRVSEAMEELLAGYEKKEEDFTVFETDSEGVVILRDIPIFSFCEHHLLPFIGKAHIAYLPNGKIAGVSKLVRTVEKYARRLQVQERLTKEIADELMERLNPKGLIVLIEAEHLCMTLRGVRSPGSVVVTYQARGIYEDESLSRSILSLFGK comes from the coding sequence ATGGATAAAGAGAAGATAGAGAAAGCGGTAAAGGAGATATTGATTGCTATAGGAGAGGACCCTGAAAGGGAGGGATTAAGGGAGACGCCGAGGAGGGTTTCTGAGGCAATGGAGGAACTTTTAGCGGGATATGAAAAGAAAGAGGAGGATTTCACGGTTTTTGAGACAGACTCTGAGGGGGTAGTCATCCTGAGGGATATCCCCATCTTTTCCTTCTGCGAGCATCATCTCCTGCCCTTTATCGGGAAGGCGCACATTGCCTACCTCCCAAATGGCAAGATAGCGGGTGTAAGCAAACTGGTGAGAACCGTTGAGAAATACGCAAGGAGATTGCAAGTGCAGGAGCGTCTAACAAAAGAAATAGCTGATGAGTTGATGGAAAGGCTTAATCCAAAGGGATTAATTGTCCTCATAGAAGCAGAGCATCTTTGTATGACATTAAGGGGAGTAAGAAGCCCTGGTTCAGTTGTTGTGACATACCAAGCAAGAGGAATATATGAGGACGAGTCCCTTTCTCGTTCCATTCTCTCGCTCTTCGGGAAATGA
- the folP gene encoding dihydropteroate synthase, which yields MKGIRVLKLDRKGLVEQMRRVGVSEGGIERMLGKGEFLQIFLPKAPYFLANIIKQKMLALGGENAVSWEAVKGGEGETDCLILGTRKQIEALIAYLKEQPFSSIKEVISEVEDTLRNIEREEWLLPLPRHPFSLGKKPKIMGILNVTPDSFYDGGRYNELERAIARAEEMAEEGADIIDIGGESTRPGSEPISVEEEMRRVLPVIKELVKRVDLPISIDTYKSEVARAAVEEGAEIVNDISAMRFDQRMIEVVREKRVAVVLMHMKGTPKDMQINPYYEDVVGEVYDFLRERVEWAMKNGIDRDYLIIDPGIGFGKRVIDNIELIRHLPEFKSLGLPILIGPSRKSFIGHILGGLKPEERLEGTASAVAISVMKGANVIRVHDVREMKRVIEVAYAIKEGLAD from the coding sequence ATGAAGGGGATTAGGGTTCTAAAGCTGGATAGGAAGGGGTTAGTTGAGCAGATGAGGAGGGTGGGTGTTTCCGAAGGTGGAATTGAGAGAATGCTTGGGAAAGGAGAATTCCTTCAGATTTTCTTGCCCAAAGCACCCTATTTTCTTGCAAATATAATAAAGCAAAAGATGCTGGCATTAGGAGGGGAGAACGCGGTTAGTTGGGAGGCGGTAAAGGGAGGGGAAGGGGAGACGGATTGTCTTATTTTGGGCACGAGAAAACAGATAGAGGCGCTTATCGCCTATTTGAAGGAACAGCCCTTTTCTTCTATTAAGGAAGTAATCAGTGAAGTGGAGGATACATTGAGAAATATTGAAAGGGAAGAGTGGTTGCTACCTCTGCCACGCCATCCTTTCTCTCTTGGCAAAAAGCCTAAAATAATGGGGATACTCAATGTCACCCCCGATTCCTTTTATGATGGAGGCAGGTATAATGAATTAGAAAGGGCAATAGCGCGTGCGGAGGAGATGGCGGAGGAAGGAGCAGACATAATAGATATAGGCGGAGAATCAACTCGTCCCGGCTCGGAGCCGATTAGCGTTGAGGAAGAGATGAGAAGGGTATTGCCAGTTATAAAGGAGCTTGTGAAGAGGGTTGATTTGCCGATATCTATTGATACATATAAGTCCGAGGTAGCAAGAGCTGCTGTAGAGGAAGGTGCGGAGATAGTTAATGACATAAGCGCTATGAGATTTGACCAAAGGATGATTGAAGTGGTGAGGGAAAAGAGGGTAGCTGTGGTTTTAATGCATATGAAAGGGACGCCGAAGGATATGCAGATTAATCCATATTATGAGGATGTCGTTGGGGAGGTATATGACTTCCTGAGGGAGAGAGTTGAATGGGCGATGAAAAACGGAATAGACAGAGATTATCTCATAATAGACCCCGGGATAGGATTCGGGAAGAGGGTAATTGATAACATTGAGCTTATAAGACATCTTCCCGAGTTTAAATCGCTTGGTTTGCCGATTCTCATAGGTCCTTCCAGAAAGAGCTTCATTGGACACATCCTGGGTGGATTAAAGCCGGAGGAGAGGTTGGAAGGGACAGCTTCAGCTGTGGCGATTTCCGTAATGAAAGGGGCGAATGTCATAAGAGTGCACGATGTGAGAGAGATGAAGAGAGTAATAGAGGTAGCGTATGCAATAAAAGAAGGTCTTGCTGATTGA
- a CDS encoding glycoside hydrolase family 15 protein yields the protein MARHLVLGNGNLLVCLDKFAQLRDLYFPYVGLFNHIMGNVCRIGLWDGEKLFWMDDNGKGEIGYEPDTLVGYAHYKLPNEMEIYSKLAVHPFSNIFLRELELRGEKEVTLFFHNDFSLLETDVGDTAFYNPFLDAIIHFKRDIYILVSGTFPEGKIAQFSIGTKGTWRDAEDGKLTMRSIEQGAVDSTFSIKLKPNPPHNKALLWVAVGHSLEEVSKLNELAKQKGNQLLVETYAYWNSWLRSILPDFLDLPSEISELFRKSALIVRTNIDNNGAIIAANDSDIMQTARAHYSYMWGRDSAYTVMVLDELGQIDISRRFFLFIQELLSKDLPFLWHKYSADGSLGSSWHPWIINGEREIPLQQDSTALVIYALWQHYKKFGDIEFLSNIYPEVVKKPADFMSNYLDENLNLPRPSWDIWEERRGIHLYTSAITSLSLFSASELSSAMGDMESSKNFFTKAQQIWGGLRTFFENGNLCRSLLPSPSGWQKDYTPDSSLFLLPLLNILPLPEGKLEPLLGEVERELWVKTKIGGLSRYKGDWYFRQSEDIENIPGNPWYICTMWLAEWHIEKANSLEELKDCQKFFRWAKEHSLPTGILPEQVHPLTGEPLSVAPLTWSHISFMSAVLHYLTKRRRFEK from the coding sequence ATGGCAAGACACCTCGTTTTGGGAAACGGCAACCTATTGGTATGCCTTGACAAGTTCGCTCAATTGCGAGACCTTTATTTTCCTTATGTCGGGTTGTTCAATCACATTATGGGAAATGTGTGCAGGATTGGCTTATGGGACGGGGAAAAGCTTTTCTGGATGGATGATAATGGGAAAGGGGAAATCGGATATGAACCAGACACACTTGTCGGGTATGCCCACTACAAGCTCCCCAATGAGATGGAGATTTACTCAAAATTGGCGGTTCATCCTTTCTCCAACATCTTCTTGCGAGAATTAGAACTAAGAGGGGAAAAAGAAGTAACTCTATTCTTCCATAACGATTTTTCCCTTCTGGAAACAGATGTTGGGGACACAGCCTTCTATAACCCCTTTTTAGACGCCATCATCCACTTCAAAAGAGACATTTATATCCTCGTCTCCGGCACCTTCCCCGAGGGGAAGATAGCTCAATTCTCCATAGGAACAAAGGGAACCTGGCGCGATGCCGAGGATGGGAAGCTAACAATGCGCTCAATTGAACAAGGAGCAGTTGATAGCACGTTCTCCATAAAACTTAAACCAAATCCTCCCCACAATAAGGCATTGCTATGGGTGGCAGTTGGTCATTCTCTTGAAGAGGTATCAAAACTCAACGAATTGGCGAAGCAAAAAGGAAATCAGCTTTTGGTGGAAACCTATGCTTACTGGAATAGTTGGCTAAGGAGCATTCTTCCTGATTTTCTTGACTTGCCTTCCGAAATTTCCGAGCTTTTTCGCAAAAGCGCTTTGATAGTTAGAACCAACATAGATAATAATGGAGCGATTATCGCAGCTAATGATTCCGACATTATGCAAACAGCTCGTGCCCACTATTCTTATATGTGGGGAAGGGATTCCGCTTACACGGTTATGGTTTTGGATGAGTTGGGACAAATAGATATAAGTAGAAGATTCTTCTTATTTATTCAAGAACTTCTATCAAAAGACCTCCCTTTCCTTTGGCACAAGTATTCCGCCGATGGCTCCCTCGGCTCAAGTTGGCATCCTTGGATAATAAATGGTGAAAGGGAAATACCCCTCCAGCAAGATTCTACCGCCTTGGTCATCTATGCCCTTTGGCAACACTATAAGAAGTTCGGTGATATTGAATTCCTCTCAAATATTTATCCTGAAGTCGTGAAAAAGCCCGCCGATTTCATGAGCAATTATCTGGATGAAAACCTAAATCTTCCTCGTCCATCTTGGGACATTTGGGAGGAAAGGCGAGGAATTCACCTTTATACCTCCGCCATTACTTCCCTCTCTCTTTTCTCCGCCTCCGAACTATCCTCCGCAATGGGCGATATGGAAAGCTCAAAGAATTTCTTTACTAAAGCTCAGCAGATTTGGGGCGGCTTGAGGACATTCTTTGAGAATGGCAACCTTTGCCGAAGCCTCCTTCCCTCCCCTTCTGGTTGGCAAAAGGATTACACTCCCGATTCAAGCCTATTTCTCCTTCCTCTTCTCAATATCCTCCCTTTGCCCGAAGGGAAACTTGAACCATTGCTCGGCGAAGTTGAAAGGGAACTCTGGGTGAAAACGAAAATAGGTGGTTTAAGCAGGTATAAAGGCGATTGGTATTTTCGCCAAAGTGAAGATATAGAAAACATACCGGGAAATCCCTGGTATATATGCACGATGTGGCTCGCCGAATGGCATATAGAAAAGGCAAACAGTTTGGAAGAATTAAAAGATTGCCAGAAATTTTTCCGCTGGGCTAAGGAGCATTCCCTACCAACGGGAATCCTCCCCGAGCAGGTCCACCCGCTAACTGGCGAGCCGCTTTCAGTAGCTCCCCTCACCTGGTCTCACATATCTTTTATGTCCGCTGTTCTACATTATTTGACCAAAAGAAGGAGGTTTGAAAAATGA
- a CDS encoding S1 RNA-binding domain-containing protein — translation MSEIGSVLKGKVKQILPRGAIVLLENGKRGFVHISEIAEEFVENINNFLKVGEEVRCRVLGYDEKGRLELSIKRASEKSTLLEEKLRQFRKQSDDRLSGLKKREANNKGRR, via the coding sequence ATGTCGGAAATAGGAAGTGTTCTCAAAGGAAAAGTCAAGCAAATCCTTCCAAGAGGCGCCATCGTGCTGCTGGAGAACGGGAAGAGAGGCTTTGTCCACATATCGGAGATAGCAGAGGAGTTCGTGGAAAACATAAACAATTTCTTAAAAGTTGGGGAAGAAGTCCGATGCAGGGTTTTAGGTTATGATGAAAAGGGAAGGCTCGAGCTCTCTATAAAGAGAGCAAGCGAAAAATCCACCCTCTTGGAGGAGAAGCTACGCCAATTCCGCAAGCAAAGCGATGATAGACTTTCTGGCTTAAAGAAAAGGGAGGCAAATAATAAAGGAAGAAGATAG
- a CDS encoding orotate phosphoribosyltransferase, which translates to MEVLEIFRKLEAVREGHFLLASGLHSPFYFDKMKVLANPEAASILCNKLAEELKGKEFEIVVGPSLGGVIIAFEVAKYLGLKCAFADRVGDKRAIRPREILKEGMKVGLVDDILTTGKSLRETLSALEECGAEVVIIGVLLDRSGGEADLGIPLVSLASMKVEAYKPEECPLCKKGIPLEVYGSATRRG; encoded by the coding sequence ATAGAAGTATTAGAGATATTTCGTAAATTAGAAGCTGTTAGGGAAGGGCATTTCCTGTTAGCCTCCGGGTTACACAGCCCTTTCTACTTTGATAAAATGAAGGTGCTGGCTAACCCGGAGGCAGCTTCTATTTTATGTAATAAACTGGCTGAGGAGCTGAAGGGGAAAGAATTTGAAATCGTTGTTGGTCCTTCGCTTGGAGGTGTGATAATCGCTTTTGAAGTGGCGAAATATCTCGGTCTTAAATGCGCTTTTGCCGATAGGGTAGGGGACAAAAGGGCTATTAGACCAAGGGAGATTTTAAAGGAAGGGATGAAGGTTGGATTGGTGGATGATATTTTGACAACGGGCAAATCCCTGAGAGAGACTTTATCCGCTTTGGAGGAATGCGGAGCAGAGGTGGTCATAATAGGTGTGCTCTTGGACCGCAGCGGTGGGGAAGCGGACTTAGGAATTCCCCTCGTTTCCCTTGCCTCAATGAAAGTAGAGGCATACAAGCCTGAGGAATGTCCCCTTTGCAAGAAAGGGATACCACTTGAGGTTTATGGAAGCGCTACGAGGAGGGGATGA